A portion of the Macrobrachium nipponense isolate FS-2020 chromosome 12, ASM1510439v2, whole genome shotgun sequence genome contains these proteins:
- the LOC135225088 gene encoding RNA polymerase-associated protein CTR9-like yields the protein MGHILILLHLFNRNVRLPTRQLFEYLLIRIFGIFQLLLTIDDLCLAVGKILIGNLKRGYDYKAALAFLPAVARLRVLTLYYAQHLAYLYDEVFPTLQYLKGRSRFSLCQSSSLSQELIDHCQYEKDEDTRSVTSQKIESGVLDIFVESKEMPLEVSDILSRFGEKFGFKVCSDDDKDDSSSDETHDTNYLKNVSGFTPKVEVSKKVMGLSEPQTKKELKLSEKEKDLISLLDILNDNLDENTTGSTLNSHEYNEKSESKTKSSLHVDSLMRSEDLGEIIDSNKTGNKKKKDKQKKRKISECEVSGKNAVEEGKGVKKKKKLLHQSGSVATDGKLSKMTVNDKDEKVESNFSLKKKKRKHDTVNDEDEKAESNFSPKKKKRKLDKGRDCLVSLAENERRIVKNKKHKSQTKAEDDDRVQNRLEDWGIATESNVSQNNHESTEIRKKEKSSFHMKKDKKKKCKKMDDQSIVVCVPNELSIDSVIVNKDKTVKKKKKKKGSFVNEAYDKNSI from the exons GTCATATTTTAATCCTTTTACATTTATTCAACAGGAACGTTCGTTTACCTACAAGGCAGTTGTTTGAGTATTTGCTGATCAGAATATTTGGGATATTCCAGCTGCTGCTCACAATTGACGATCTGTGCCTTGCGGTTGGAAAGATTCTTATTGGAAATCTCAAAAGAGGTTATGACTACAAGGCTGCATTGGCATTTCTCCCAGCTGTAGCAAGACTAAG agTGCTCACTCTTTACTACGCTCAACATCTGGCTTATTTGTATGATGAAGTTTTCCCGACTCTTCAGTACTTGAAAGGTCGTTCAAGGTTCAGCTTGTGTCAGAGTTCATCTCTATCACAAGAACTGATAGATCACTGCCAATATGAAAAGGATGAGGATACAAG GAGTGTAACTTCACAGAAGATTGAATCAGGAGTTTTGGATATTTTTGTGGAGTCCAAAGAGATGCCCCTAGAAGTAAGTGATATATTATCAAGATTTGGAGAGAAATTTGGTTTTAAGGTATGCAGTGATGATGACAAGGATGATAGTTCAAGTGATGAAACACATGATACAAATTACCTTAAGAATGTGAGTGGTTTTACACCAAAAGTTGAGGTTTCAAAAAAAGTTATGGGTCTTTCTGAACCTCAAACAAAGAAAGAACTAAAACTTTCGGAGAAGGAGAAAGATCTTATAAGTCTACTTGATATTCTTAATGATAATCTGGATGAGAATACAACAGGGTCTACTTTAAATAGTcatgaatacaatgaaaaatcagAGAGTAAGACTAAGAGTTCATTACATGTCGACTCTTTAATGAGGTCAGAAGATCTTGGGGAAATCATTGATAGTaataaaacaggaaataaaaagaagaaagataagcaaaagaaaagaaagattagtGAATGTGAAGTTTCTGGTAAGAATGCAGTTGAGGAGGGAAAAGgtgtgaagaaaaagaaaaagcttttACATCAGTCTGGTTCTGTAGCTACAGATGGAAAGTTAAGTAAGATGACTGTTAATGATAAAGATGAGAAAGTGGAATCAAACTTtagtcttaaaaagaaaaaacgtaaACATGATACTGTTAATGATGAAGATGAGAAAGCAGAATCAAACTTTAgtcctaaaaagaaaaaacgtaAACTTGATAAAGGTCGTGATTGTTTAGTTTCTTTGgcagaaaatgaaaggagaattgtgaaaaacaaaaaacacaaaagtcAGACTAAAGCTGAAGATGATGATAGAGTTCAAAATAGATTAGAGGATTGGGGAATAGCAACAGAATCTAATGTATCACAAAATAATCATGAATCAACTGaaataaggaaaaaggaaaaaagtagcttccatatgaaaaaagataaaaagaaaaaatgtaaaaaaatggatGACCAAAGTATTGTAGTCTGTGTTCCCAATGAACTTTCCATTGATAGTGTAATAGTGAATAAAGACAAaactgtgaaaaagaaaaaaaaaaaaaaaggttcatttgTGAATGAGGCATATGACAAGAATAGTATCTGA